A single window of Narcine bancroftii isolate sNarBan1 chromosome 1, sNarBan1.hap1, whole genome shotgun sequence DNA harbors:
- the LOC138751360 gene encoding equilibrative nucleobase transporter 1-like: MPLRLFLFIGTLNPMLNLLANGDPRQVSRFTNTFAISQLFAIFFSPFSGLILDRHKRKGCQLNSAADEYHVLGADDVAICPSTQRLLLVQKGENQQTCLT, translated from the exons ATGCCGCTGCGTCTTTTTCTGTTTATTGGGACCTTGAACCCCATGCTCAACTTGTTGGCAAATGGCGATCCCAGGCAAG TCAGCAGGTTTACAAACACCTTTGCCATCAGCCAGTTGTTTGCCATTTTCTTCAGTCCCTTCAGTGGGCTGATCCTGGACCGGCACAAAAGGAAAGGCTGCCAATTGAACTCAGCTGCAG ATGAATATCACGTTCTTGGTGCTGACGATGTTGCCATTTGCCCATCCACTCAACGTTTACTATTGGTGCAGAAGGGAGAAAATCAACAGACTTGCTTGACGTGA
- the LOC138751359 gene encoding uncharacterized protein, with product MQHRAESALCVHGDITGAVGLELSVANDWGCCLYPAGAVRLPTIGNIFGSKRSTVITIYDGAYDSSSAVFLIVKVLYEAGISLRSIFLFISCLSLLHTVRTIFLLPINTHPLSPTRWVHLRVTCAMFRLITFSRGEVGPHGGAEGTYNQTTEETGAGTSERCTEERRQAGM from the exons ATGCAGCATCGGGCCGAAAGTGCACTATGTGTGCATGGTGACATCACTGGAGCAGTCGGGCTGGAGCTGTCAGTGGCGAATGACTGGGGCTGCTGCTTGTATCCGGCTGGGGCCGTCAGGCTGCCAACG ATTGGAAACATATTTGGCAGCAAACGTTCTACAGTTATCACCATATACGATGGAGCCTACGATTCATCATCAGCCGTGTTCCTGATTGTCAAG GTTTTGTATGAAGCTGGAATATCCCTGAGATCCATCTTTCTATTCATCAGTTGCCTGAGCCTTCTGCATACCGTGCGCACGATTTTCCTGTTGCCCATTAACACACATCCCCTTTCCCCTACCAGATGGGTACACCTACG GGTGACTTGTGCGATGTTCAGATTGATCACATTCTCTCGAGGAGAGGTGGGCCCCCATGGGGGAGCAGAAGGTACATACAACCAGACAACTGAGGAGACCGGAGCAGGCACAAGTGAACGATGCACAGAGGAACGACGACAGGCGGGAATGTAG